The nucleotide window CCGGTCGTCCTTCTCGTGCCGGTCGCGGTCGCGCACGAGCCCCTCACGGGTGACCGCCCGGTCTTCGCGGCGGAGCTCAGCGACCGAGTCGACCAGCCGGTGGTCGGCGCGCCGGGCGAGCTCGGAGCGCAGGTAGTCCGTGAAACGGCCCGATTCGACCTCCAGGATGTCTCGCAGCCGCAGGCCGGCCCCGGTGTCGGTCTCGATGGTGCGGATGCGACGCTCGGGCACGCGCAGGTAGACGAGGTGCGCATCCAGGCGGTGGTCGTTGACCCACTGCGAGACCGCGCCGTAGTGCTCATCGGCGACGAGCATCGTAAGGGCGAAGCCGCGCAGTACGCGCTCGGCCGCACCGCGCCACCCCGCGTGCGCGTCGGCCACGTCGAGCAGTTCTCCGGCGAACGGCAGGTCGTCGCCGTCGAGTCCGAGCGCCTCGGTCATCCGCCGCCGCACGGCGTCGAGTTCGGCGGGGAGGTTGTTACGGCGAAGCTCCAGGCCGTCGCGTTCGTCGGCGAGCGACTTCCTGCCTCGACGCAGCTCGGCGCGCTGCTCGAAGAGCGGGTCGCGCCGCTGCTTGAGCGAAGCGGCTGCGGCCGCAGCGTCGTCCTCGGCGCGGGCTGCATCCGCCCGACGTTCCCGGAACTCCTCGCCCGTCTCGACCGGTGCGAGGCCTGCGTCCGTCAGCCGCAGCGCGAAGATCCGTCGGCGTTCGACGCGCTCGTCGTGGAGGTCGGCGGCGCGCGGGATGTCGCGTTCGAGTTCCCGCAGGCGGTCCCCGCCGACGCCGACTCGGGCCAGCGTGAGCCGGGTGCGTTCGGGGACGAGTGCCTCGCGCGCCGCGACGGACTCGCTTCGGCGCACGTCGAGCTCGTCGAGTGCGGCCGTCTCTTCGTCGATCGCCGACGTGAGCAGGTCGACGAGTCGCTCCGACACGTAGGGCACCACGCTGTCGCGATCGAGCAGGTGCTCGCCGTGTCGCGCCGCTGCGTCGTCGAAGCGGTCGGCCGCGGCGATCAGCGGGCCGAGCAGCTCGAGCTGCTGGCCGGCCCGCCGTACCGACTCGTGCGAGGCCACCAGGTCGTCGAAGTGGGCGACGACGCCCTCGATCTTGGCGGCGGCGTCGGCCGGTTCGAGCATGTGGTCGCGCACGAAGTCGTTGAGGTTGCCGACCGACTTCATCGAGACCGTCTGGTGGAAGAGCTCCATCGCCTGTTCGGAACGGATGCCGAGCAGGCGCCGCATCTTGCGCTGATACTCGGGGAAGGTGGTGTCCAGGTCGGCGCCCGTGCCGCGCAGCTTCGCCCGGAGCGCCTTCAGGTCGCTGCCGAAATCGCTGAAGTCGCCGGCGATCGTCAGCTCATGCGCGGCGGTCACGAAGAAGCGATCGGGCTGGCCGGCCCGGTCCTGCTGGTGAAAGACCTGGGCGACCGAGACCGTCTCGTCGAAACCGTCGTTGCCGAACACGCCGAGGATGACCGAGTAGCTGCGGTGGTCGCGCAGTCCGACCGGCCGCGATGCGCCCGTCGTCTCGTTGCGTTCGGAACGGTAGTGGCCCTCGACGTAACTGCGCAGCGTACGCTCCTTCGAGTCGGCGCCGGCGGCCTTGTTGTAGGCGATCCGATGCGCCGGCAGCAGCAGCGTCGAGATCGCGTCGACGAGCGTCGACTTGCCGCTGCCGATGTCGCCCGTGAGCAGCGACGTGCTGCCGTCCGGAGTGATCGTCCAGACCTGCCCGTCGAATGTGCCCCAGTTGAGCACCTCGACGCGGCGCAGCCGGTAGCCGGTTCGACGTGACGCGCCGTCGTCGACCTCGAGGGCGGAGAAGAGCGTGTCAGTCATCGGCATCCTTCGCTTCGGAGCCCGCCCCGGCGGACGGTCCGCCCGCGTAAACCGCCAGACGGGCGGAGAAATCGGCGAGCGTCTGCGCATCCACGTACGCCTTGAGGATGCGCCGCACCTCCCAACCGCCGGCCTGCCCGCGGAGCTCCCGCAGGAACCCGAGTGCGGCCGCCTGTTTGATCGTCGCGTCGACCTGGTCGACGAGCCGCGCCTCGTTGGTCGTGTCGGCCTGGAACACGCGCAGCAGTTCCACGATCTGGTCGCGGCCGAGCACGAGCTTGCCCTCGCCGCCGCCGGCTTCGAACTCGACGAGACGCTTGCGCAGCAGCACGAGCAGCAGGCTGACGTTGTAGGTGAGGGTGCGGCGCCGGATGAGGCGCGGCAGCTCCGCTTCGCCGTCGACGGCGTCGCGGGTGCGGAGGTACGCGTAGCCCTCGGTCTCGTCGACGACGAGGTCGATGCCGATCGTCTCGAAGTGGTCGGCGACGTCGGCCCGGTGTCGTTGCAGGCTCTCCCACACCGTTTCGTGCGACGGCTGGTCCCGGTAGACGACCTCGCGCATGAGCACGATGATCGCCGCGGCGACCGCGTGCTGCTCGGGGGTTCTCATCGGCGGGTGACCGTCACTTTCGGCATCCTCACTCGTCGGGCGACGCCGGCCGCGTCGCGGTAGTCGATGACCGACTCGCCCTCGCCCGTGCCGACCTCGATGTCGTCGAGATCGAGGGAGAGGTAGCCGAGCACCTCGGCGACGCCCTGCTCGATCGGGTAGAACTCGATCACCGCCTCGAGCGCGACGCTCGATCGGCGCGGCACGATCGCCCGGATGTTCTCGGCCAGTCGGCCCGTGTCGACGATGTGCTGCGAGAGCAGCGCGTCGAGTTCGAGTTCGTGCGCATCGGCGGGCCCGATCAGGCTGTCGACCTCGACGGCGGGCTTCGCGTCGTACAGCGGCCGCTCGAACGGCAGGGCGATCGGCAGTCCCGCCTCGTCGACGTCGAGGCCGATAACCTCGCCCCGCGGCGGATCGGCACGGACCGCGATCGCGGATGCCTCGATGCCGCGCACCAGGTCGAGCACCCGACGATTCTCGACCCAGACCTGCTCGTCGAGGAAGCGCCGGAACTGCTCGGAGAGGCTGCGCACCGTCGCCTGTGTGCGCTCGGCGGCCTCGGCCCAGTCGTGATGCACCCGCCCGATGCGCCGGTCGGCGCCGACGTCGGCCATCGACTGCACCTCGGCGAGCAGGTCGACCAGTTCGTCCTGGCGCGCCTCCGAGCGCAGGAAATCGCTGAATGCCTGGAAGCTGCGCCCCTGGTCGGACGAGGCGATGTCGCTTCGGCCGCCGACCAGTTCGTCGAGCAGTTCGCCCTTGCCGCCCTCCCACCGGGCGATGCGTTCCCGCGCGGAGCGATCGAGCCTCCGGAAGTTGTCTTCGACCTCGCGGAAGTCGGAGAGCAGTTCGCGCGCCGTGCCCGAGAACTGCTGGTAGCGCTCGCGACGCGCCGTCGCGTCGAGCACCGGGAACCGGCCCACGCGGGCCTCGGCGAGTTCGGCCTCGATCGCCTCGCGGCGCCGTTCGAGTTCGGCGATGCGCGCTTCGGGGTCGGTCTCGGAACCGTGCACGAGCTGCCGCAGCAGTTCGACGAGCGTCTGCAGTCGCGACTCGGTGCCGACGAACGCGCGCGCCTGCAGTCCTTCGACCCACCGGTACGCCTTCTCGAACGCCGGCGTCGCATCGTAGTGCACCTCTTCGGAACCGACCGGGTAGAACCGGCGCAGGATGCCGCGTTCCGGCGCCGACCATTCGTCGAGATACTCGCCGGGCGTGCTCGGGTAGCGGTTGGGCTCGCTTCGGCGCACCGCGTAGAGCACGTCATCGAGTTCGGCGACGAGTTCGCTCGCGGGCGTCGCCCCACGATTGGCCTCGATGAAGTGGGCGCCGAGGAAGGACAGCACGAGCGGCGCGTTCCGCATGCGCACCAGGCGCCAAGCAGGATGCCGCTCCCGCAGCCGTTCGAGTTCGTGAAGATCCATGTGGGTACCAGCGTAGGCAGTTCCGCCGACGCTCAGGAGTGCCGGGGCATCGCGGACCGCTCGCACGACGCCGCGCGCGCCGACTCCGGTTCACCGCGGCCATTCATCCGTGCGCCGCCGGGACCCAGGAGAACGAAAACACCCCAGCGAGAAACACCTTCTCGCCGGGACTTTTTCGCTCATCCCCATCGAGGGTGCAGTTGCGGCGTGAAGCCGCCGGTCTCAAGCAGGGATCTGACTGGAGCGACGTTTCTCCGGTCGACATCTTGTGCGGCGGATTCGCCTGCCTCAATGTCAACCTGAGGATGGTTTCTGTCGACCGTGGTGCCTCGTGGTGTCAGTCCTCCGTGGCGTAGCGATCGCGATGGGTCTGGACAGCCTCCATGTGGTCTTGCGCCCAGGCTCTGAGCTGGCGCGTGGTGCGATGGAGCGAGAGACCGAGGTCGGTGAGCGCGTAGTCGACGGTGACCGGCACGGTCGGAGTGACGGTGCGGGCGATCAGCCCGTCGCGTTGCAGCGACCTGACCCGCTTCGGATACGGGTCCATGCAGCTCGCCGGCCCCTGGGTCATGGGGCCCCCTGCCGACCGGGATGGTGCGATCGCGGTGCTGCGTGAGGCCGTCTCACGGGGCATCACCCACATCGACACCAGCGAGGCATACGGCCCACGGGTCACCAACGAGCTGATTCGCGAGGCGCTGCACCCGCATCCCGAGTCGGTACAGGTCGCGACCAAGGTCGGCGCGAACCGCGACGCCGAGGGCGGCTGGCCGACCGCCCGCACCCCCGACGATCTGCGCCGGCAGGTCCACAGCAACCTCGAATCTCTCGGAGTCGAGCGCCTCGATCTGGTGAACATGCGGATGGGAGACGCCACCGGGCCGCAGCCCGGCTCGATCACCGAAGCGATGGAGACGCTCGTCGACCTGCAGCGGGAAGGACTGATCGCGCAGCTCGGGGTCAGCAACGTCACCGCCGAGCAGGTCACCGAAGCCCGCAAGGCCGCCCCGATCGTCTGCGTGCAGAACCTGTACAACCTTGCCAACCGTTGGGACGACGCCCTGATCGACGAGCTGGCCGCCGACGGCATCGCCTACGTACCGTTCTTCCCCCTCGGCGGGTTCACGCCGCTCCAGGCCGATGCCCTCACCGCTGTGGCAACCCGGCTGGCAGCCACCCCGATGGCTGTCGCCCTCGCGTGGCTCCTGCAACGCTCCGACAACATCCTCCTGATCCCCGGCACCTCCCGAGTCGCCCACCTGCGTGAGAACATCGCCGGCGCAGCCATCTCTCTCACGGAGCACGACGTCGCAGTCCTCGACAGCATCGGCGTCTGATCACCTGATCGGGTTGCGGGCCAACATCACGCCGCCCGCAGCCCGTCCGCGGCGGGCGCCTCACACCGATCGCACAAAACAGAAGAGCCCGGCGAGAAATAGCTTCTCACCGGGACTCTTTCACATGGTCGGGCTGACAGGATTTGAACCTGCGACCCCTTGACCCCCAGTCAAGTGCGCTACCAAGCTGCGCCACAGCCCGATACCTCCGCGTTCGCGAAGGCAACTCGACCATCATAGCGGCTCGCGGGGCCCGCTCAGACCACGCTCGCCCCCGCCTGCGGCGCGCCCGCCCTTGACGCGGCGGCGAACCCCGCCAGACTGGAATCACACGGACCGAGGGGGGCATCGTGGCCAAGACCATCGCGGAACAGCTCGTCGAGCAGCTCATCGACGCGGGCGTGCGGCACATCTACGGCATCGTGGGCGACTCGCTGAATCCGATCGTGGATGCCGTGCGCCGCTCGGGCGGGTCGAAAGCCGGCGGCATCGACTGGGTCCACGTGCGGCATGAGGAGGCTGCGGCGTTCATGGCGGGCGCCGAGGCGCAGCTGACGGGCGAGCTCGCGGTGTGCGCAGGCAGTTGCGGCCCCGGCAACCTGCATCTCATCAACGGGCTCTACGACGCGCATCGCACGGGTGCGCCGGTGCTGGCGATCGCGAGCCACGTCCCGTCGAAGCAGATCGGTTCCTCCTATTTCCAGGAGACGCATCCGGAGCGGCTGTTCGTCGAATGCTCGGAGTATTGCGAGCTCGTCTCGACGGCCGAGCAGGCGCCGCGGGTCGTGAACTCGGCCCTCCGGCATGCGGTGGCCGGCCCCGGCGTCGCGGTCGTCGTGATCCCGGGCGATATCGCCGAACTGGATGCCACGGCATCCGCTCCCCCGTTCGTGCGCACCGAGACGCCGTCCCTGGTGCCGGCCGAGGCGGATCTCGCCCGGCTCGCACAGGCGATCGACGAGGCGGGCACGGTCGCGATCTTCGCCGGGGCGGGCGTCGCCGGAGCCCACGACGAGGTCGTCGCGCTCGCCGAACACCTGTCGGCGCCGGTCGGGCACAGCCTGCGCGGCAAGGAGTGGATCCAGTACGACAACCCCTTCGACGTCGGCATGACGGGGCTGCTCGGCTACGGGGCGGCGCATGCCGGCATCCACGACGCGGATCTGCTGCTGATGCTCGGCACGGACTTCCCGTACGAGCAGTTCCTGCCCGACGACCGCAAGGTGCGGATCGCGCAGGTCGACCGGGATGCGGCCAAGCTCGGACGGCGCGCCGGCGTGACCCTTCCGGTGCACGGCGATGTGCGACCGGTGGTCGAGGCCCTCGTAGCCCGCACGCGTGCGAAGACCGATAAGGGGTTCCTGGATCGCACCCTGCAGCGTCACCGCAAACTCCTCGATTCGGTCGTCGGCACGTACACCGACGTCGGGCACGAGCCGCCGATCCACCCGGAATTCGCGATCAGCACGATCGACGACGCGGCCGCCGACGACGCCGTGTTCACCGCCGACACCGGCATGGGCGACGTGTGGCAGGCCCGCTACGTCACCCCGAACGGGCGGCGGCGCATCATCGGTTCGTACCTGCACGGGTCGATGGCGAACGCCGTGCCGCAAGCCCTCGGCGCCCAGTACGCGTATCCGGGCCGGCAGGTCGTCGCGATCGCCGGCGACGGCGGGCTGTCGATGCTGCTCGGCGACCTCATCACGGCGGTCATGTACGAGCTGCCGGTGAAGGTCATGGTGTTCAACAATTCGACGCTCGGCATGGTCAAGCTCGAGATGCTCGTCGACGGACTGCCCGATTTCGGCACCGATGTGCCGCCGGTCGACTATGCGGCGATCGCGGCCGCGATCGGCTTCCATGCGGAGCGGGTCGAAGAGCCGGCGAAGCTGCAGGCCGCGGTGGATGCCGCCCTCGCCGCCCCCGGCCCGGCGCTCGTCGACATCGTCACCGACCCGCACGCGCTTTCCTTGCCGCCGGCGATCACGGGCGGGCAGGTGGCCGGGTTCGCCCTGGCGATGTCGAAGATCGTGCTGACGGGCGGCGCGGGCGAGGCGGTGAAGCTCGCCCGATCCAACATCCGGCATCTCCGCGGCCGCTGAGACCCCCGGGCGGGAATGGATCAGCCCCCGCCGGGCTTGTCTTCTTCGTGACTGAGAACACCGCCGTCGGTTTCCGCTCCGAGCGCGGGCCCGTGCTCATCGCCCTCATGCTCGCGACCGGGCTCATCGCGATCGATGCGACGATCCTCGCCACCGCGGTGCCGGCGGTCGTCAGGGATCTCGGCGCGTTCGAGCAGTTCCCGTGGCTGTTCTCGATCTACCTGCTCGCCCAGGCCGTGTCGGTGCCGATCTATTCGAAGCTCGCCGACACCTTCGGCCGCAAGCCGGTGATCCTCGCAGGCGTCGGCCTGTTCCTGCTCGGGTCGATCCTCTGCGGGTTCGCGTGGAGCATGACGAGCCTCATCCTGTTCCGCCTCGTGCAGGGCTTGGGGGCCGGGGCGATCGCGCCGATGAGCATGACGATCGTCGGCGACATCTACACGGTCGCCGAACGTGCGAAGGTGCAGGGGTACATCGCGAGCGTATGGGCGATCTCCTCGGTCGTAGGGCCTGCGCTCGGCGGCGTCTTCTCGCAGTTCGCGGACTGGCGGTGGATCTTCTTCGTGAACATCCCGCTGTGCCTCATCGCGGCGTGGGCGCTCACCCGCCGCTACCACGAGCATCTCGAACCGCGCCGGCACCGCATCGACTATGCGGGTGCGGTGCTGCTGACGATCGGGCTCGCGGCGGTCATCCTCGGCGTCCTGGAAGGCGGCAACGCCTGGGCGTGGTGGTCGCTGCCGAGCGTGCTCTGCTTCGGGATCGGCGCCGCGGCGCTCGCCGGCTTCGCGGCCGTGGAGCGGCGTGCGGCCGAACCGGTGCTTGACCTCGGCATCTTCCGCCGCCGACTGGTGGCGTCCACGACGCTGGTTTCGTTCGCGATCGGTGCGCTGCTGACGGGCGTGACGAGTTTCGTGCCGACGTATCTTGAGGTCTCGATCGGGGTCGTGCCGCTCCTGTCTGGGCTCGCGGTGGCCGGTCTCACGCTCGGCTGGCCGATCTCCGCATCGCTGGCCGGCCGCCTCTACCTGCGGATCGGTTTCCGTTCGACGGTGCTGATCGGCTCGCTCATCGCGCTCGCGGGGGCGGCGGCGCTCGCGGCCAGCGCGCCGTTCCCGAACCCGTGGACGGTCACGGCGATCGCGTTCGTCATCGGTTTCGGCCTCGGCTGGGTGGCCGCGCCGAGCCTCATCGCCGTGCAGGCCTCGGTCGGCTGGGGCGAACGGGGCGTGGTGACGGGCGCGAACGTGTTCGCCCGTTCGGCGGGTTCGGCGATCGGCGTCGCCGTCTACGGGGCGATCGCGAACAACGTCATCGCGGCCGGCGCCGGCGACCACGACCCGGCGACGATGATCCACGCGTCCGGGTCGGTGTTCATCGCGGCGGCCGTGACGGGCGTGCTGCTGCTGGCGTCGGGGGCGTGGATGCCGCGGGGCCCGGTCGCCGAGCATCCCCGAGTGGATGCCGCGGGCGCCCCGGCCGGCGACCCGGCGTAACCGCGGGCTCCCCCCGGCGCGTGCGGGCCGTCGTGTCGGCGGGCGGCGTTAGCGTGTGGGCATGAGCAGCGTCGACGCCCCCGCCCTCCGCATCGTCTCGGCAGTGGAGGTGCCGTTCTCCGATGTCGAGGCGGTGTTCGGCACGCGCGGCGACCCGGCGGGGTGCTGGTGCCAGTGGTTCAAGCTCACGGGTGCGGCGATGGATGCCACGCCCGTCGCCGAACTCCGCGGCGCCCTCGAAGCCCAGATCCGGAGCGGCGGCGATCACGGCCCGGGCCTCATCGCCTACGACGGCGGCACCCCGGTCGGCTGGTGCGCGATCGAGCCGCGCCCGCAGCTGCCGAGCGCCGCTCGTACCCGCATCGTGAAGGCGGGCACCGCGAACCCCGACTTCGCCGACGAGGGCGTGTGGGTGCTCAGCTGCTTCGTCGTGCCGCGCGAGCATCGCCGCCGCGGCATCGGCGCCGCCCTCGCCCGCGCGGCCGGCGACTACGCCCGCGAGCGCGGCGCCCGCGTGATCGAGGGCTACGCGGTCGATCCCGGCGCGCGGGCGAAGACCTCGGCGGCGGAGCTGTTCCACGGCAGCGTGTCGATGTTCGCCGGCGCCGGCTACGAGGAGGTCGCCCGCCCGAAACCCGACCGGGCGATCATGCAGCTCGTGCTCTAGCGAGCCGGGGCGGTGGCACGGCGCGCGACGACGACCCGCACGCCGGCCTCCTTCAGCCGTTCGACATGCCGAGCGCTGGTGCCGGCGTCCACGACGACGGCGTCGAAGTCGGCGAGGGGGAGCATGGCGTGCAGCGCCCGCTTGTCGAATTTCGTGTGGTCGGCGAGCAGGATGCGGGTTCCCGCCGCCTCGAACATCGCCCGTTTCACATCCACCGTTTCCTGCGTCTGGTGGAAGGCGATGTCGTCGGAGATCGCCGAGGTCGACATCAGCAGCACGTCCGCGCGCAGTTTCGCGAGCGTCGTCGTCGTGATCCGGCCCATGAAGGCGCTGCACCAGTTGTAATACTGGCCGCCGAGGCCGAGCAGGGTGATGCCGTTCGTGGCGCGCAGCTCGGCCATGATCGTGAGCGTGTTGGTGATGACCGTCAGCGGTTTCTTGGCCTGCAGATGGGGTACGAGCTGCAGGGTCGTCGTCGAGTCGTCGAGGATGATCGCCTGGCCGGGTTCGATGAAGTCGGCCGCGGCCTGCGCGATCGCCTCCTTCTCGGCGAGCTGCCGACTCGAACGGTACACGTCGCTCGACTCGACGAGCGCAGAGGAGAGCGCCGTCGCGACCCCGCGGCTCTTGCGCAGCAGACCGCGGCCCTCGAGCTCGTCGAGGTCGCGATGCACGGTCATGATGCTGATGCCGAACCGTTCGGCGAGGTCCTCGATGCGTACCGCGCCCTCGGCCATCACGGCCTCGGTGATGGCCCGCTGCCGCGACGCCTGCCGGCTCTGACGAGAACCGGCGGTGCCCGCCGGGTCGATCTTCGACGAGACTTCCATCCGCCGTTCCTTCCTCGTCAGTTTCCAGGCGTCGTCGCTTCGTCGACGATGCGCGCAAGCTCGGCCGGATCGTGCGCGAAGCGGCCGAGGAACAGCCCGTCGACGATCCCCCCGAGGGCGCTCAGCGAACCGTGCTGCGCGCTTCCTCCATAGAGTACCGAGACCGATGCGAAGCGGCGGTCTCCGTCGAGTCCGTGCCGCAGGGCGGCCACGACCTCCGCGATGTGTTCGGCGGGGGCCGGATCGGGCATCCCGATCGCCCATACCGGCTCGTAGGCGACGATGAGCTCGGCCGGTTCGGAGGCGCGGAGGCCGTCGAGCGCGGAGGCGAGTTGCGCGGTGGATGCCGCGGCGGCATCCACCGGCGAGACCCGCTCGTGTTCGCCGACGCACAGCACGGGGGTCAGGCCGTTGCGCACGGCGGCCTGCAGCTTGGCGCGCACCGTGTCCTCGTCCTCGCCGAAGCCGAGGCGTCGTTCGACGTGTCCGACCTCCACGAGGCGGCAGCCGGCGGCGGCGAGGTCGGCACCGCTGATCTCGCCCGTGTAGGCTCCCCGGTCATGCATCGAGAGGTCTTGCGCACCGAGTTCGACACGGGTGCCCGCGAGGGCTTCGCGCACCGCCGGAAGGGCCGGCAGCGACGGCAGTGCGAAGAGACGCACGCGGCCGTCGGCGACGGCGGGATGCCGGCGGGCGACGTCGGCGACGCCCCTGGCCCATGCGGCGCTGCGGTCGAGGTCGAGATAGAGCTTCAGGCTGACGCCGAGGAGGGTCGGCCGGTTCGGTGCAGTGGTGGGGCGAAGATCACTCACTGCGACCGGTCTGTTCGTATTGCGTGAGCACCGCGACCTTGCCCGCCGAGGCCGATCCGTCGTCGAACTCGTAGCCGAGCCACTCCCCCGCCAGGCGCCGTGCGAGTTCGAGGCCGATGACCCGCTGGCCGAAGGTGAGCACTTGGGCGTCGTTGCTCATCACGGCGCGTTCGACGCTGTAGCTGTCGTGCGCGGTGACGGCACGGATGCCGGGCACCTTGTTCGCGGAGATCGCCACCCCGAGCCCGGTGCCGCAGACGA belongs to Agromyces archimandritae and includes:
- a CDS encoding ATP-binding protein, with protein sequence MTDTLFSALEVDDGASRRTGYRLRRVEVLNWGTFDGQVWTITPDGSTSLLTGDIGSGKSTLVDAISTLLLPAHRIAYNKAAGADSKERTLRSYVEGHYRSERNETTGASRPVGLRDHRSYSVILGVFGNDGFDETVSVAQVFHQQDRAGQPDRFFVTAAHELTIAGDFSDFGSDLKALRAKLRGTGADLDTTFPEYQRKMRRLLGIRSEQAMELFHQTVSMKSVGNLNDFVRDHMLEPADAAAKIEGVVAHFDDLVASHESVRRAGQQLELLGPLIAAADRFDDAAARHGEHLLDRDSVVPYVSERLVDLLTSAIDEETAALDELDVRRSESVAAREALVPERTRLTLARVGVGGDRLRELERDIPRAADLHDERVERRRIFALRLTDAGLAPVETGEEFRERRADAARAEDDAAAAAASLKQRRDPLFEQRAELRRGRKSLADERDGLELRRNNLPAELDAVRRRMTEALGLDGDDLPFAGELLDVADAHAGWRGAAERVLRGFALTMLVADEHYGAVSQWVNDHRLDAHLVYLRVPERRIRTIETDTGAGLRLRDILEVESGRFTDYLRSELARRADHRLVDSVAELRREDRAVTREGLVRDRDRHEKDDRRASTGPRAWVLGRGSEAKIAALDAAIAEFEHDLDQVEAALTALDQEDDRLRALQQALAALAAYSAWAEVDSAAAEQTLHALERERDALVAGSSELAEIDRQLEALERRDAELGIEFERIIGQRSAVEVGRTSHERRLEQERATLALLGDVVLARARERGSALDARTAGAALRTVEECDALRQRLVADLTAAVEQAQKEMNGYTTSIQSQMGEVLRTWPVLRTDLDASIQSIGAFREFHARVLRDDLPRFEAEFRTQLNTNAVGELAQFSSWLRRQAEEIHARVDRINEALAAIDYNPGRIIVLMAEPTVNQEVRQFRADLREATTDVLDGSDLDLEARFEQVRAIVERLKGRVGHADADRAWTKRVTDVRVWFTFAASEQDRQTHAEFEHYTDSDGKSGGQKEKLAYTILAASLAYQFGLEWGVSKSRDFRFAVIDEAFGRGSDASTRYALELFAKLGLQLLVVTPLQKVHIIEPYVDSIGFVDNPTGSASRVRSLTIEEYRQRQSAPVSA
- a CDS encoding DUF4194 domain-containing protein gives rise to the protein MRTPEQHAVAAAIIVLMREVVYRDQPSHETVWESLQRHRADVADHFETIGIDLVVDETEGYAYLRTRDAVDGEAELPRLIRRRTLTYNVSLLLVLLRKRLVEFEAGGGEGKLVLGRDQIVELLRVFQADTTNEARLVDQVDATIKQAAALGFLRELRGQAGGWEVRRILKAYVDAQTLADFSARLAVYAGGPSAGAGSEAKDADD
- a CDS encoding DUF3375 domain-containing protein, with amino-acid sequence MDLHELERLRERHPAWRLVRMRNAPLVLSFLGAHFIEANRGATPASELVAELDDVLYAVRRSEPNRYPSTPGEYLDEWSAPERGILRRFYPVGSEEVHYDATPAFEKAYRWVEGLQARAFVGTESRLQTLVELLRQLVHGSETDPEARIAELERRREAIEAELAEARVGRFPVLDATARRERYQQFSGTARELLSDFREVEDNFRRLDRSARERIARWEGGKGELLDELVGGRSDIASSDQGRSFQAFSDFLRSEARQDELVDLLAEVQSMADVGADRRIGRVHHDWAEAAERTQATVRSLSEQFRRFLDEQVWVENRRVLDLVRGIEASAIAVRADPPRGEVIGLDVDEAGLPIALPFERPLYDAKPAVEVDSLIGPADAHELELDALLSQHIVDTGRLAENIRAIVPRRSSVALEAVIEFYPIEQGVAEVLGYLSLDLDDIEVGTGEGESVIDYRDAAGVARRVRMPKVTVTRR
- a CDS encoding winged helix-turn-helix transcriptional regulator, with protein sequence MDPYPKRVRSLQRDGLIARTVTPTVPVTVDYALTDLGLSLHRTTRQLRAWAQDHMEAVQTHRDRYATED
- a CDS encoding oxidoreductase, yielding MQLAGPWVMGPPADRDGAIAVLREAVSRGITHIDTSEAYGPRVTNELIREALHPHPESVQVATKVGANRDAEGGWPTARTPDDLRRQVHSNLESLGVERLDLVNMRMGDATGPQPGSITEAMETLVDLQREGLIAQLGVSNVTAEQVTEARKAAPIVCVQNLYNLANRWDDALIDELAADGIAYVPFFPLGGFTPLQADALTAVATRLAATPMAVALAWLLQRSDNILLIPGTSRVAHLRENIAGAAISLTEHDVAVLDSIGV
- a CDS encoding pyruvate dehydrogenase translates to MAKTIAEQLVEQLIDAGVRHIYGIVGDSLNPIVDAVRRSGGSKAGGIDWVHVRHEEAAAFMAGAEAQLTGELAVCAGSCGPGNLHLINGLYDAHRTGAPVLAIASHVPSKQIGSSYFQETHPERLFVECSEYCELVSTAEQAPRVVNSALRHAVAGPGVAVVVIPGDIAELDATASAPPFVRTETPSLVPAEADLARLAQAIDEAGTVAIFAGAGVAGAHDEVVALAEHLSAPVGHSLRGKEWIQYDNPFDVGMTGLLGYGAAHAGIHDADLLLMLGTDFPYEQFLPDDRKVRIAQVDRDAAKLGRRAGVTLPVHGDVRPVVEALVARTRAKTDKGFLDRTLQRHRKLLDSVVGTYTDVGHEPPIHPEFAISTIDDAAADDAVFTADTGMGDVWQARYVTPNGRRRIIGSYLHGSMANAVPQALGAQYAYPGRQVVAIAGDGGLSMLLGDLITAVMYELPVKVMVFNNSTLGMVKLEMLVDGLPDFGTDVPPVDYAAIAAAIGFHAERVEEPAKLQAAVDAALAAPGPALVDIVTDPHALSLPPAITGGQVAGFALAMSKIVLTGGAGEAVKLARSNIRHLRGR
- a CDS encoding MFS transporter; protein product: MLATGLIAIDATILATAVPAVVRDLGAFEQFPWLFSIYLLAQAVSVPIYSKLADTFGRKPVILAGVGLFLLGSILCGFAWSMTSLILFRLVQGLGAGAIAPMSMTIVGDIYTVAERAKVQGYIASVWAISSVVGPALGGVFSQFADWRWIFFVNIPLCLIAAWALTRRYHEHLEPRRHRIDYAGAVLLTIGLAAVILGVLEGGNAWAWWSLPSVLCFGIGAAALAGFAAVERRAAEPVLDLGIFRRRLVASTTLVSFAIGALLTGVTSFVPTYLEVSIGVVPLLSGLAVAGLTLGWPISASLAGRLYLRIGFRSTVLIGSLIALAGAAALAASAPFPNPWTVTAIAFVIGFGLGWVAAPSLIAVQASVGWGERGVVTGANVFARSAGSAIGVAVYGAIANNVIAAGAGDHDPATMIHASGSVFIAAAVTGVLLLASGAWMPRGPVAEHPRVDAAGAPAGDPA
- a CDS encoding GNAT family N-acetyltransferase, with protein sequence MSSVDAPALRIVSAVEVPFSDVEAVFGTRGDPAGCWCQWFKLTGAAMDATPVAELRGALEAQIRSGGDHGPGLIAYDGGTPVGWCAIEPRPQLPSAARTRIVKAGTANPDFADEGVWVLSCFVVPREHRRRGIGAALARAAGDYARERGARVIEGYAVDPGARAKTSAAELFHGSVSMFAGAGYEEVARPKPDRAIMQLVL
- a CDS encoding DeoR/GlpR family DNA-binding transcription regulator, whose amino-acid sequence is MEVSSKIDPAGTAGSRQSRQASRQRAITEAVMAEGAVRIEDLAERFGISIMTVHRDLDELEGRGLLRKSRGVATALSSALVESSDVYRSSRQLAEKEAIAQAAADFIEPGQAIILDDSTTTLQLVPHLQAKKPLTVITNTLTIMAELRATNGITLLGLGGQYYNWCSAFMGRITTTTLAKLRADVLLMSTSAISDDIAFHQTQETVDVKRAMFEAAGTRILLADHTKFDKRALHAMLPLADFDAVVVDAGTSARHVERLKEAGVRVVVARRATAPAR
- a CDS encoding triose-phosphate isomerase family protein; amino-acid sequence: MSDLRPTTAPNRPTLLGVSLKLYLDLDRSAAWARGVADVARRHPAVADGRVRLFALPSLPALPAVREALAGTRVELGAQDLSMHDRGAYTGEISGADLAAAGCRLVEVGHVERRLGFGEDEDTVRAKLQAAVRNGLTPVLCVGEHERVSPVDAAAASTAQLASALDGLRASEPAELIVAYEPVWAIGMPDPAPAEHIAEVVAALRHGLDGDRRFASVSVLYGGSAQHGSLSALGGIVDGLFLGRFAHDPAELARIVDEATTPGN